A window of Corallococcus macrosporus DSM 14697 contains these coding sequences:
- a CDS encoding SCP2 sterol-binding domain-containing protein encodes MTKFPSKEWVDEAVRLTNEDPECAMAGKGWKGDFGAVVEAEPGKLAKAFVVHVVPGDCRIEKARVLADPDDLDELEPVYLARAPYSVWKQLLKGTLDPVEAVLKRRISMKGDLQPLIERMKYKGIADRVFAQLQTQFIDEP; translated from the coding sequence ATGACGAAGTTCCCGTCGAAGGAGTGGGTGGACGAGGCCGTCCGCCTCACCAATGAGGATCCCGAGTGCGCCATGGCCGGCAAGGGCTGGAAGGGCGACTTCGGGGCGGTGGTGGAGGCCGAGCCCGGCAAGCTGGCGAAGGCGTTCGTGGTGCACGTGGTCCCCGGGGACTGCCGCATCGAGAAGGCGCGCGTCCTGGCGGATCCAGACGACCTGGATGAGCTGGAGCCGGTGTACCTGGCCCGGGCGCCGTACAGCGTCTGGAAGCAGCTCCTGAAGGGGACGCTGGACCCGGTGGAGGCGGTGCTCAAGCGCCGCATCTCCATGAAGGGGGACTTGCAGCCCCTCATCGAGCGCATGAAGTACAAGGGCATCGCGGACCGCGTCTTCGCGCAGCTCCAGACGCAGTTCATCGACGAGCCCTGA
- a CDS encoding TerC family protein → METIPSVGSPGLWAGFIAFVIAMLALDLGVFHRKAHVVKFKEALGWSAVWVSLALVFGAGVWWKFGPEPGLQFITGYLIEKSLSVDNIFVFVVIFSALRIPSLYQHRVLFWGILSALVLRAIMIFAGVAMLARFHWLIYVFGGFLILTGVKLFLQRNKEDNPEDGALMRLARRTIPSTPNFDGHHFFTVENGRKLATPLLMALLLVEASDILFALDSIPAIFAVTTDPFIVFTSNIFAILGLRSMFFMLAGAVEKFSFLKVGLSAVLVFVGAKMALIDYVKVPPSVSLVVIATLLGGSIAVSLFKARHTPTVETPKV, encoded by the coding sequence ATGGAAACCATCCCAAGCGTCGGTAGTCCGGGCCTGTGGGCCGGCTTCATCGCCTTCGTGATCGCGATGCTGGCGCTCGACCTCGGCGTCTTCCACCGCAAAGCCCATGTGGTGAAGTTCAAGGAAGCCCTGGGCTGGAGCGCGGTGTGGGTCAGCCTGGCGCTCGTCTTCGGCGCGGGTGTCTGGTGGAAGTTCGGGCCCGAGCCCGGCCTCCAGTTCATCACCGGCTACCTCATCGAGAAGTCGCTCTCCGTCGACAACATCTTCGTCTTCGTCGTCATCTTCTCGGCGCTGCGCATCCCCTCGCTGTACCAGCACCGGGTCCTCTTCTGGGGCATCCTCAGCGCGCTGGTGCTGCGGGCCATCATGATCTTCGCGGGCGTGGCCATGCTGGCCCGCTTCCACTGGCTCATCTACGTCTTCGGCGGCTTCCTCATCCTCACGGGCGTGAAGCTGTTCCTCCAGCGCAACAAGGAGGACAACCCGGAGGACGGCGCGCTGATGCGGCTGGCCCGGCGGACCATCCCCTCCACGCCCAACTTCGACGGGCACCACTTCTTCACCGTGGAGAACGGCCGCAAGCTGGCCACGCCGCTGCTGATGGCGCTGCTGCTGGTGGAGGCGTCGGACATCCTCTTCGCGCTCGACTCCATCCCCGCCATCTTCGCCGTGACGACGGACCCCTTCATCGTCTTCACGTCCAACATCTTCGCCATCCTCGGCCTGCGCTCCATGTTCTTCATGCTGGCCGGCGCGGTGGAGAAGTTCAGCTTCCTGAAGGTGGGCCTGTCCGCGGTGCTCGTCTTCGTGGGCGCGAAGATGGCCCTCATCGACTACGTGAAGGTGCCACCCTCGGTGTCCCTGGTCGTCATCGCCACCCTGCTGGGCGGGAGCATCGCCGTGTCGCTCTTCAAGGCGCGCCACACGCCCACCGTGGAGACGCCCAAGGTCTGA
- a CDS encoding carbohydrate-binding protein, giving the protein MTRNRFLSSTCGALFALAAITGCGDDVGNGDSNTPGRTETPGQSPQAPAPSPSEQTPGAQTPGTQEPGDADTSPDDEPVATTPPGGPSTTPEAPSIDEPEQPVQADTDKFGVTMLHPTLSGGEQWFLADDATSDSRFDPKEDITRNSDGSWNIKSSKVRMSVFTSTGYKPNEIATYDREVLASRGYMQSPNDWKNVEMTGFMKLNGASDESDNFDLYARGGRHNDDNEGCEGSSYKGALHFDGRARFQKETWHVSYEPGPYKEATEPLMGRWVGFKAVMRNTQVNGEEAVHLELYLNDNADKVSWEKVYDFVDAGDWGGDAEHCGGAVGAMPITWGGPIATFRWDSTEDVDFKWLSVREIAPEQP; this is encoded by the coding sequence TTGACTCGGAATCGCTTTCTGTCCTCGACGTGTGGCGCTCTCTTCGCTCTGGCCGCCATCACCGGCTGCGGAGATGATGTTGGCAACGGGGATTCCAATACGCCAGGGCGGACCGAGACCCCCGGCCAGTCCCCGCAGGCGCCTGCTCCCTCTCCGTCCGAGCAGACGCCTGGGGCGCAGACCCCGGGCACGCAGGAGCCTGGGGACGCCGACACGTCGCCGGATGACGAGCCGGTCGCCACCACGCCGCCGGGCGGGCCCTCGACGACTCCCGAGGCGCCGTCCATCGACGAGCCCGAGCAGCCTGTCCAGGCGGACACGGACAAGTTCGGCGTGACGATGCTCCACCCGACGCTGTCGGGCGGCGAGCAGTGGTTCCTGGCCGACGACGCCACGTCCGACAGCCGCTTCGATCCGAAGGAGGACATCACGCGCAACTCGGACGGCTCCTGGAACATCAAGAGCAGCAAGGTGCGCATGTCCGTCTTCACGTCGACGGGCTACAAGCCGAACGAGATCGCCACGTATGACCGTGAGGTGCTCGCCAGCCGTGGCTACATGCAGTCGCCGAACGACTGGAAGAACGTCGAGATGACGGGCTTCATGAAGCTGAACGGCGCGTCCGATGAGTCGGACAACTTCGACCTGTACGCGCGTGGCGGCCGGCACAACGACGACAACGAGGGCTGCGAGGGCAGCAGCTACAAGGGCGCGCTGCACTTCGACGGCCGGGCCCGCTTCCAGAAGGAGACGTGGCACGTCTCCTATGAGCCGGGGCCCTACAAGGAGGCCACCGAGCCGCTGATGGGCCGCTGGGTGGGCTTCAAGGCGGTGATGCGGAACACCCAGGTCAACGGCGAGGAGGCCGTGCACCTGGAGCTGTACCTCAACGACAACGCCGACAAGGTCTCCTGGGAGAAGGTCTACGACTTCGTGGACGCGGGTGACTGGGGCGGTGACGCCGAGCACTGCGGCGGCGCCGTCGGCGCCATGCCCATCACCTGGGGTGGCCCCATCGCCACGTTCCGTTGGGACAGCACCGAGGACGTGGACTTCAAGTGGCTGTCGGTTCGCGAAATCGCGCCGGAGCAGCCCTGA
- a CDS encoding Rieske 2Fe-2S domain-containing protein, producing MHITFLGHAGFVVETAGAIVVMDPWLSPRGAFDSAWMQLPCNHHLAPLVREKLETPGKERYLYVSHEHKDHFDPEFLATVRQRDFTVLVPRFHRSELQDVFGKYGCKRVIACEDGHEVPIKGGYVKLFVSEQGTNRDSAVMVRGDGQCFLNINDCKLHDRMVRIVAEEGPIDVFSAQFSGAIWHPTCYEYAPDTYAAISLKKRESKFEAVARTLEVIQPRAYIAAAGPAAFLDPAQFHLNFEAVNIFPNATQLFAFLKQRLPRGTARYLEPMPGDVLDAKSLEYVSQVAERVTPENLRDYLHDYAKRQESVFRGRRRNLLVAEVREIHERLRTELQRKLDLLDLHERVGMPLYVELTELPEQLLRVDFKARRVHVVANIQEEVRYTLKTSAADVGRVLDRKLTWEDFLLSFRLRLSRNPDVYEPVLHGFLGVEIEDMREFCEGIRSTESQRERTVVEAGGRRFSIQRFCPHQGADLSEGWVEEGRYLVCPRHRWQFDLEAGGVCTQNTSTLCAELLPEREQEKPQTPATDPQPRL from the coding sequence ATGCACATAACTTTCCTGGGCCACGCCGGGTTCGTCGTGGAGACGGCGGGGGCCATCGTCGTGATGGACCCGTGGCTGTCGCCCCGAGGGGCATTCGACTCGGCGTGGATGCAGTTGCCGTGCAACCACCACCTGGCGCCGCTCGTGCGCGAGAAGCTGGAGACGCCGGGCAAGGAGCGCTACCTCTACGTCAGCCACGAGCACAAGGACCACTTCGACCCGGAGTTCCTGGCCACGGTGCGGCAGCGCGACTTCACGGTGCTGGTGCCGCGCTTCCACCGCTCCGAGCTGCAGGACGTGTTCGGCAAGTACGGCTGCAAGCGCGTCATCGCCTGCGAGGATGGCCACGAGGTCCCCATCAAGGGCGGCTACGTGAAGCTGTTCGTGTCGGAGCAGGGGACCAACCGCGACTCCGCGGTGATGGTGCGCGGGGATGGGCAGTGCTTCCTCAACATCAACGACTGCAAGCTCCATGACCGCATGGTGCGCATCGTCGCGGAGGAGGGGCCCATCGACGTGTTCTCCGCGCAGTTCTCCGGGGCCATCTGGCACCCCACCTGCTACGAGTACGCGCCGGACACGTACGCGGCCATCTCGCTGAAGAAGCGGGAGAGCAAGTTCGAGGCGGTGGCCCGCACGCTGGAGGTGATTCAGCCGCGCGCGTACATCGCGGCGGCCGGGCCCGCGGCCTTCCTGGACCCGGCGCAGTTCCACCTCAACTTCGAGGCGGTGAACATCTTCCCGAACGCGACGCAGCTCTTCGCCTTCCTGAAGCAGCGCCTGCCGCGGGGGACGGCCCGCTACCTGGAGCCCATGCCCGGGGACGTGCTGGACGCGAAGTCGCTGGAGTACGTGTCGCAGGTGGCCGAGCGGGTGACGCCGGAGAACCTCAGGGACTACCTGCACGACTACGCGAAGCGGCAGGAGTCCGTGTTCCGCGGGCGCCGGCGCAACCTGCTCGTCGCGGAGGTGCGGGAGATTCACGAGCGGCTGCGCACGGAGCTGCAGCGCAAGCTGGACCTCCTGGACCTGCACGAGCGCGTGGGCATGCCGCTCTACGTGGAGCTGACGGAGCTCCCGGAGCAGCTCCTCCGCGTGGACTTCAAGGCGCGGCGCGTGCACGTGGTGGCGAACATCCAGGAGGAGGTCCGCTACACGCTGAAGACGAGCGCGGCGGACGTGGGCCGCGTGTTGGACCGCAAGCTCACGTGGGAGGACTTCCTGCTGTCCTTCCGCCTGCGCCTGAGCCGCAACCCGGACGTGTACGAGCCGGTGCTGCACGGCTTCCTGGGCGTGGAGATCGAGGACATGCGCGAGTTCTGCGAGGGCATCCGCTCCACGGAGTCCCAGCGCGAGCGCACGGTGGTGGAGGCCGGCGGACGGCGCTTCTCCATCCAGCGCTTCTGTCCCCACCAGGGCGCGGACCTCTCCGAGGGCTGGGTGGAGGAAGGGCGCTACCTGGTCTGCCCGCGCCACCGCTGGCAGTTCGACCTGGAGGCGGGGGGCGTGTGCACGCAGAACACGTCCACGCTCTGCGCGGAGCTGCTGCCCGAGCGTGAGCAGGAGAAGCCCCAGACGCCGGCGACGGACCCGCAGCCGCGGCTTTGA
- a CDS encoding glycosyltransferase, with product MELFPIQLLFMVVLMNRYVLGPLLRRLRGREFDRVDDTYLPRVAIVIPLFNEGEGIYHGVRSLLEQDYPKHLLQIVVVDDCSKDDSYAWALKAAEDNPNVIVMRNPENMGKRKGINRAVKAATEAEIIVSVDSDVIVDKSAVRQLVRRFVSPRIAAVGGRTYVTNRHQNWMTRMIEIKFHFAQEWLKDLERSFRQVMCLSGCLTAYRRHVLLELEPILEARAIAGIPIKYGEDRFLTRQIVKHDYETVYTLDAFCFTAAPSTLAGYFSQQLRWRRSNLVDLLGGLSHAWRLHPVVTVHYVSQLALLLSYPLVIVHNVLTGEFWDILAFHFLVIGLLGVIYRIETRHLPAERRVHGASFLPMALLMPVTYALFTPLALLTLDSGSWETRGSANAAPETSPLDSGGRFPPTHAGEGSTP from the coding sequence ATGGAGCTCTTTCCAATTCAGTTACTCTTCATGGTGGTTCTGATGAACCGCTATGTCCTCGGGCCATTGCTACGGCGCCTGAGAGGGCGGGAGTTCGACCGCGTCGACGACACGTACCTTCCGCGAGTCGCAATCGTCATCCCGCTGTTCAACGAAGGCGAAGGCATCTACCACGGCGTGCGCAGCCTGCTGGAGCAGGACTATCCCAAGCACCTGCTGCAGATCGTGGTGGTGGATGACTGCTCCAAGGATGACAGCTACGCCTGGGCGCTGAAGGCGGCGGAGGACAACCCCAACGTCATCGTCATGCGCAACCCGGAGAACATGGGCAAGCGCAAGGGCATCAACCGCGCGGTGAAGGCCGCCACCGAGGCGGAGATCATCGTCTCGGTGGACTCGGACGTCATCGTCGACAAGTCCGCCGTCCGGCAGTTGGTGCGCCGCTTCGTCAGCCCGCGCATCGCCGCGGTGGGCGGCCGCACCTACGTGACGAACCGCCATCAGAACTGGATGACGCGGATGATTGAAATCAAGTTCCACTTCGCCCAGGAGTGGCTCAAGGACCTGGAGCGCAGCTTCCGCCAGGTGATGTGCCTGTCCGGCTGCCTCACCGCGTACCGCCGCCACGTGCTGCTGGAGCTGGAGCCCATCCTGGAGGCGCGCGCCATCGCGGGCATCCCCATCAAGTACGGCGAGGACCGCTTCCTCACGCGGCAGATCGTCAAGCACGACTACGAGACGGTCTACACGCTGGACGCGTTCTGCTTCACCGCCGCGCCGTCGACGCTGGCCGGGTACTTCTCACAGCAGCTCCGGTGGCGCCGCTCCAACCTGGTGGACCTGCTGGGAGGCCTGTCCCACGCCTGGCGGCTCCACCCCGTGGTGACGGTCCACTACGTGTCGCAGCTCGCGCTGCTGCTCTCCTACCCGCTGGTCATCGTGCACAACGTCCTCACCGGCGAGTTCTGGGACATCCTCGCCTTCCACTTCCTGGTCATCGGGCTGCTGGGGGTCATCTACCGCATCGAAACGCGGCACCTGCCCGCGGAGCGGAGGGTCCATGGCGCCAGCTTCCTGCCCATGGCCCTGCTGATGCCGGTGACGTACGCGCTCTTCACCCCGCTGGCGCTGCTGACGCTGGACTCGGGGAGCTGGGAGACGCGGGGCAGCGCCAACGCCGCGCCCGAGACGTCACCCCTGGACTCCGGGGGGCGCTTTCCTCCCACCCACGCTGGTGAGGGCTCTACTCCATGA
- a CDS encoding 4'-phosphopantetheinyl transferase family protein has protein sequence MPTDFQPLALRPDEVHVWIAEPERINDRALLDAYWKLLDAKERDKQQRFRFERHQRQYLVSHALVRVTLSRYAPVAPEAWAFDTNTYGRPVARGEWGPRLRFNLSHTDGMALVAVGWDAELGADVEDAQRPGETVEIADHYFAASEVAALKALPPERHRERFFEYWTLKESYIKARGAGLSLPLDQFAFHLAPGQAPRISFDPRMQDVPEAWQFVQWRPSERHQAAVAVNRPRGQPLTVRWQFTVPLAGDTPPRFQAA, from the coding sequence ATGCCGACAGACTTCCAGCCCCTGGCGCTGCGTCCGGATGAGGTCCACGTCTGGATTGCCGAACCCGAGCGCATCAACGACCGGGCGCTCCTGGACGCCTACTGGAAGCTGCTGGACGCGAAGGAGCGCGACAAGCAGCAGCGCTTCCGCTTCGAGCGCCACCAGCGCCAGTACCTGGTGAGCCACGCCCTGGTGCGGGTGACGCTGTCGCGCTACGCGCCGGTGGCCCCCGAGGCGTGGGCCTTCGACACGAACACCTACGGTCGGCCCGTGGCGCGCGGCGAGTGGGGTCCCAGGCTGCGCTTCAACCTGTCCCATACGGACGGGATGGCGCTGGTGGCGGTGGGCTGGGACGCGGAGCTGGGCGCGGACGTGGAGGACGCCCAGCGGCCCGGGGAGACGGTGGAGATCGCCGACCACTACTTCGCCGCCTCGGAGGTGGCGGCGCTGAAGGCCCTGCCGCCGGAGCGGCACCGGGAGCGCTTCTTCGAGTACTGGACGCTGAAGGAGTCCTACATCAAGGCGCGCGGCGCGGGGCTGTCCCTCCCGTTGGACCAGTTCGCCTTCCACCTGGCGCCGGGGCAGGCGCCGCGCATCTCCTTCGACCCGCGGATGCAGGACGTCCCGGAGGCGTGGCAGTTCGTCCAGTGGCGCCCATCCGAGCGGCACCAGGCGGCGGTGGCGGTGAACCGTCCGCGTGGCCAGCCGCTGACGGTGCGCTGGCAGTTCACCGTGCCCCTGGCGGGCGACACGCCGCCCCGGTTCCAGGCGGCGTAG
- a CDS encoding thioesterase II family protein, producing MQSASNSSPHAPDRWFPTRKPLTDPRLRLFCLPFAGGSVAIYNHWSQGLPAGVELCPVQLPGRERRLSEKPIGDLAALVDALLPAIAPLLDRPFAFFGYSMGARISLELARRLQARNGPRPVGLLLGAAGPPSLNTREPIHLLPEAEFIAELRRYDGTPEEIFQHRELLELVLPMLRADFGIAFTGDGPQPPRLEVPISVVGSPEDKHVPTANLEGWRNETRSEDVRVRLFPGGHFFIKSQRDALLAYISEELNRWMGRAP from the coding sequence ATGCAAAGCGCGTCCAACTCGAGCCCTCACGCCCCCGACCGCTGGTTCCCCACCCGGAAGCCGTTGACGGACCCGCGGCTGCGGCTGTTCTGCCTGCCCTTCGCCGGTGGCAGCGTGGCCATCTACAATCACTGGAGCCAGGGCCTGCCCGCGGGCGTGGAGCTGTGCCCCGTCCAGCTCCCCGGGCGCGAGCGCCGCCTGTCGGAGAAGCCCATCGGCGACCTGGCCGCGCTGGTGGACGCGCTGCTGCCCGCCATTGCGCCGCTGCTGGACCGGCCCTTCGCCTTCTTCGGCTACAGCATGGGCGCCCGCATCTCCCTGGAGCTGGCGCGGCGCCTCCAGGCCCGGAATGGCCCGCGCCCCGTGGGCCTGCTCCTGGGGGCCGCCGGTCCGCCGTCCCTCAACACCCGGGAGCCCATCCACCTGCTCCCCGAAGCGGAGTTCATCGCCGAGCTCCGGCGCTACGACGGCACGCCCGAGGAGATCTTCCAGCACCGCGAGCTGCTGGAGCTGGTGCTGCCCATGCTCCGCGCCGACTTCGGCATCGCCTTCACCGGGGACGGTCCCCAGCCCCCCAGGCTGGAGGTCCCCATCTCCGTGGTCGGCTCGCCCGAGGACAAGCACGTCCCCACGGCGAACCTGGAGGGCTGGCGCAACGAGACGCGGAGCGAGGACGTCCGCGTCCGCCTCTTCCCCGGCGGCCACTTCTTCATCAAGTCGCAGCGCGACGCCCTCCTCGCCTACATCAGCGAGGAGCTGAACCGGTGGATGGGCCGCGCGCCCTGA
- the cysC gene encoding adenylyl-sulfate kinase → MGRSAGFILWLTGLSGAGKSTLSRALHAHLARSQPMEVLDGDEVRTWLSRGLGFSREDREENVRRIGQVARLLAKHGVGVIAAAISPYAASRAEVRRLAEAAGIPFVEVFVQAPLDVLIARDVKGLYKKALAGELAHFTGVSDPYEAPAAPDVTVRSDVDSVEAGLLRVLEALRQRGLLDDSVAA, encoded by the coding sequence ATGGGGCGTTCGGCGGGCTTCATACTCTGGCTGACGGGTCTGTCAGGGGCGGGCAAGAGCACGCTGTCGCGGGCCCTGCATGCGCACCTGGCGCGCTCCCAGCCCATGGAGGTGCTGGACGGCGACGAGGTGCGCACCTGGCTGTCGCGCGGCCTGGGCTTCTCCCGTGAGGACCGCGAGGAGAACGTGCGCCGCATCGGTCAGGTGGCCCGGCTGCTGGCGAAGCACGGCGTGGGCGTCATCGCCGCGGCCATCTCGCCGTACGCGGCCTCACGGGCCGAGGTGCGGCGGTTGGCGGAGGCCGCGGGCATCCCCTTCGTGGAGGTCTTCGTCCAGGCGCCCCTGGACGTGCTCATCGCCCGGGACGTGAAGGGGCTCTACAAGAAGGCGCTGGCGGGGGAGCTGGCGCACTTCACCGGCGTGTCGGACCCGTACGAGGCGCCGGCCGCGCCCGACGTCACCGTCCGCTCGGACGTGGACTCCGTGGAGGCGGGGCTGCTGCGCGTGCTGGAGGCGCTGCGCCAGCGGGGCCTGCTGGACGACAGTGTAGCGGCGTGA
- a CDS encoding MBL fold metallo-hydrolase produces the protein MLDRPMYLKPNVAIEPLYNQWYAWWYLLSPATAPLFVTNLHQKLMQSFVANPDVHVAALKNPMLMGGPFINHPAAKAPRVKELLERTQKEQANMLAYTKAVAELEQLMAPNNGGSLESLYAKVPDLLRGYVELTYDLSNRASARYIEPLLYRSPFHKESSQSVTLMQVDGDWRPYIFSTPRLEEDTPLWLRVPYKHEGLDALFRMRHTAGSPGQVAEMLGVPASAADAFAALFTDAEPRRTERYTGEGVRVRYFGHACVLLETKDVSILTDPVISYEFPTDLPRFTHSDLPERIDYVVLTHGHADHLMMETLIQLRHRVGCIIVPRNNGNSLADPSLRLMLHHNGFKNVVEIDDLQEIPVPGGSITGLPFLGEHSDLAIQAKTAHLVRLGGKSMLMAADSNAIEPRMYQHLRDIIGTIDVLFLGMECEGGPMSWMYGPLLSNPLPRKMDQARRLNGSDSARAIEITNHLSPKEVYVYAMGQEPWLRHVMILVYDDKAPQIVESNKFLEHCRANGIQAERPYVKMERILT, from the coding sequence ATGCTGGACCGCCCGATGTACCTCAAGCCGAACGTCGCCATCGAGCCGCTGTACAACCAGTGGTACGCGTGGTGGTACCTGCTGTCCCCGGCGACGGCGCCGCTGTTCGTGACGAACCTGCACCAGAAGCTGATGCAGTCCTTCGTGGCGAACCCGGACGTGCACGTGGCGGCCCTCAAGAACCCCATGTTGATGGGCGGCCCGTTCATCAACCACCCGGCGGCGAAGGCGCCTCGCGTGAAGGAGCTCCTGGAGCGGACGCAGAAGGAGCAGGCCAACATGCTCGCGTACACCAAGGCGGTGGCCGAGCTGGAACAGCTCATGGCCCCCAACAACGGCGGCTCCCTGGAGAGCCTCTACGCCAAGGTGCCGGACCTCCTGCGCGGCTATGTGGAGCTCACGTACGACCTCAGCAACCGCGCCAGCGCCCGCTACATTGAACCGCTCCTGTACCGCAGCCCCTTCCACAAGGAGTCCTCGCAGAGCGTGACGCTCATGCAGGTGGACGGTGACTGGCGGCCGTACATCTTCAGCACGCCCCGCCTGGAGGAGGACACGCCGCTGTGGCTGCGCGTCCCCTACAAGCACGAGGGCCTGGACGCCCTCTTCCGCATGCGCCACACGGCGGGCTCGCCCGGCCAGGTCGCGGAGATGCTCGGCGTGCCCGCGTCCGCCGCGGACGCCTTCGCCGCCCTCTTCACCGACGCCGAGCCCCGCCGCACCGAGCGCTACACCGGCGAAGGCGTGCGCGTGCGCTACTTCGGCCACGCCTGCGTGCTGCTGGAGACGAAGGACGTCAGCATCCTCACCGACCCCGTCATCAGCTACGAGTTCCCCACGGACCTCCCCCGCTTCACCCACTCCGACCTGCCCGAGCGCATCGACTACGTGGTCCTCACCCACGGCCACGCCGACCACCTGATGATGGAGACGCTCATCCAGCTCCGGCACCGGGTGGGCTGCATCATCGTCCCGCGCAACAACGGCAACTCGCTCGCGGACCCGTCGCTGCGGCTGATGCTCCACCACAACGGCTTCAAGAACGTGGTGGAGATCGACGACCTCCAGGAGATTCCCGTCCCCGGCGGCTCCATCACCGGCCTGCCCTTCCTGGGCGAGCACAGCGACCTGGCCATCCAGGCCAAGACGGCGCACCTGGTCCGCCTGGGCGGCAAGTCCATGCTGATGGCCGCGGACTCCAACGCCATCGAGCCGCGCATGTACCAGCACCTGCGCGACATCATCGGCACCATCGATGTGCTGTTCCTCGGCATGGAGTGCGAGGGCGGCCCGATGAGCTGGATGTACGGCCCGCTGCTCAGCAACCCCCTGCCCCGGAAGATGGACCAGGCCCGCCGGCTCAACGGCTCCGACAGCGCCCGCGCCATCGAAATCACCAACCACCTGTCGCCCAAGGAGGTCTACGTCTACGCCATGGGCCAGGAGCCCTGGCTGCGCCACGTGATGATCCTCGTCTACGACGACAAGGCCCCGCAGATCGTCGAGTCGAACAAGTTCCTGGAGCACTGCCGCGCCAACGGCATCCAGGCCGAGCGCCCCTACGTGAAGATGGAGCGCATCCTCACCTGA
- a CDS encoding IS3 family transposase (programmed frameshift), which yields MSYTDAFKAEMVKRMVGPGAVSAAALARQVGVSQPTLSQWLREARRVAAMTPPPEEKKPAGPKKWTPEEKLRVLVVAQGLEGEKLGALLRREGLHEAQLKEWRQVAAGALSGESSGPLTASQRRRLASSEKRVKELERELRRKEKALAETAALLVLEKKSGDGLGREVPGRRGRRSGREAREMTLALVDEALEKGVRLEAVCERLGVTSRTVQRWRKPETAQDGRCGPHTRPANRLSEVERRRILAVANSEEFRDVSPKQIVPRLADRGEYVASEASIYRVLREAGQLTHRGCARAPTPRLRAEHLATGPNQVWSWDITYLKGPVKGAFLYLYLVVDVFSRRIMGFAVHEEESSEHAAALIRRCWQEAGCPEGLVLHSDNGGPMKGATLLATLQWLGVTPSFSRPRVSDDNAFSEALFRTLKYRPSFPRRPFASVEDAHCWVTRFVHWYNTEHLHSAIRFVTPDDRHFSRETALLARRHQVYQRAQARHPERWSRHTRDWTPAGPVRLNPSPNPTPAVQELKRIG from the exons GTGTCGTACACGGATGCATTCAAGGCGGAGATGGTGAAGCGGATGGTGGGGCCAGGCGCGGTGAGTGCTGCGGCGCTCGCCCGCCAGGTGGGAGTCTCGCAGCCGACGCTGTCGCAGTGGTTGCGCGAGGCGCGTAGGGTAGCGGCGATGACGCCGCCGCCCGAGGAGAAGAAGCCCGCTGGCCCGAAGAAGTGGACGCCCGAGGAGAAGCTGCGCGTGCTGGTGGTGGCCCAGGGGCTTGAGGGTGAGAAGTTGGGGGCGTTGCTGCGCCGCGAGGGGCTGCACGAGGCGCAGTTGAAGGAGTGGCGGCAGGTGGCTGCCGGGGCCCTGTCGGGCGAGTCCTCCGGGCCACTGACGGCCAGCCAGCGTCGCCGACTGGCCTCGTCGGAGAAGCGCGTGAAGGAGCTGGAGCGGGAGCTGCGGCGCAAGGAGAAGGCGCTGGCCGAGACGGCGGCGCTGCTGGTGCTCGAAAAAAAA TCAGGGGATGGGCTGGGACGAGAAGTCCCCGGAAGACGAGGACGACGCAGTGGACGAGAGGCGCGAGAAATGACGCTTGCCCTCGTCGACGAGGCGCTGGAGAAGGGCGTGAGGCTGGAGGCCGTCTGCGAGCGACTCGGGGTGACGTCTCGCACCGTCCAGCGCTGGAGGAAGCCCGAAACGGCCCAGGACGGCAGGTGCGGTCCGCATACCCGGCCCGCCAACCGGCTGTCGGAAGTGGAGAGACGCCGCATCCTGGCAGTGGCCAACAGCGAGGAGTTCCGCGACGTCTCGCCCAAGCAGATTGTGCCCCGGCTGGCCGACAGGGGCGAGTACGTGGCCAGCGAGGCGAGCATCTACCGGGTGCTGCGCGAGGCGGGGCAACTCACCCACCGAGGCTGCGCCAGGGCCCCCACGCCCAGGCTCCGGGCCGAGCACCTGGCCACCGGGCCCAATCAGGTGTGGAGCTGGGACATCACCTACCTGAAGGGCCCGGTGAAGGGAGCCTTCCTCTACCTGTACCTGGTGGTGGACGTCTTCAGCCGGCGCATCATGGGCTTCGCGGTACACGAGGAGGAGTCGTCCGAGCATGCCGCGGCCCTCATCCGCCGCTGCTGGCAGGAGGCGGGCTGTCCCGAGGGGCTGGTATTGCACTCGGACAACGGCGGCCCGATGAAGGGCGCCACGCTGCTGGCCACCCTGCAATGGCTGGGCGTGACGCCCTCCTTCAGCCGGCCCCGCGTCTCGGACGACAACGCCTTCTCCGAGGCTCTCTTCCGTACGCTGAAGTACCGCCCCAGCTTCCCGCGGCGCCCCTTCGCATCCGTCGAGGACGCGCACTGCTGGGTGACGCGCTTCGTGCATTGGTACAACACCGAGCACCTGCACTCCGCCATCCGCTTCGTCACGCCTGACGACAGACACTTCAGTCGCGAGACGGCGCTGCTCGCCCGGCGCCATCAGGTGTACCAGCGCGCCCAAGCCCGTCATCCTGAGCGATGGAGCCGCCACACTCGAGACTGGACACCGGCAGGCCCGGTGCGCCTCAACCCCTCCCCGAACCCCACCCCGGCAGTGCAGGAGTTGAAGCGCATCGGTTGA